In the genome of Helicovermis profundi, the window GAGTGGTGTAAAGTCTTCTCTATGTTTAGCATTTTTAATTACAACTTGTCCTCTTGAAGTCATTGCAGTACCATTTCTTGCAATTCTTGTTGGAAGAACACAGTCGAACATATCAACACCACGAATAACACCTTCAATTAAGTCATCAGGGCTACCTACACCCATCAAATATCTTGGTTTATTTTCAGGCATTAGAGGAGTCGTGTAGTTAAGAACTTCATACATAAGTTTTTTTGATTCACCTACACTAAGTCCGCCAATTGCGTATCCAGGAAAATCTAAGTCAGTAATTTCTTTAGCTGATTGTCTTCTAAGTTCTTCATACATACCACCTTGAATAATTCCAAATAGTGCTTGATTTTCAGTATTTTTATGTGCTTCTTTACATCTTTTTGCCCACCTAGTTGTTCTCTCAAGTGAGTTTTTAACATATTCTTCGTCTGCTGGATAAGGTGCACATTCATCAAACGCCATCATAATATCACTACCTAAATCATTTTGAATTTCAACAGCAATCTCAGGACTTATAAAAAGTTTACTTCCATCAATATGCGATCTAAAATGAACTCCTTCTTCAGTTATTTTTCTAAGTGGTCCAAGGCTAAACACTTGGAATCCGCCACTATCAGTAAGAATAGGACCATCCCAGTTCATAAATTTATGAAGTCCACCAGCTTTTTTAATAAGTTCATTTCCTGGTCTTAAAAATAAATGATAAGTATTACTAAGAATAATTTGAGCCTTTATCTCTTTTAATTCTTCTGGAAGCATAGCTTTTACTGTTGCTTTCGTTCCAACAGGCATAAATATTGGAGTTTCAATAACACCATGCGGTGTGTGAAATCTACCAAGTCTTGCACCTGATTGCTTACAAGTTTTAATTAATTCAAATTCAAATGACATACTTCCTCCATCTTTTCTAATATTATATAACTAACATAGCATCGCCAAAAGAAAAAAATCTATAATTATTTTTAATCGCTTCTTCGTATGCATTTAATACATTATCTTTTCCAGCTAAAGCGCTTACGAGCATAATTAAAGTTGATTCTGGCAAATGAAAATTAGTAATTAATCCATCAATAATTTTGAATTTATAGCCTGGATATATAAATATTTCTGTCCATCCGCTACTTTTTGAAACAAATCCATCTTCATTAACTGCACTCTCGAGTGTTCTAGTTGAAGTAGTTCCAACCGAAATTATTCTTCCACCACCAAGCTTCGCTTTATTTACTTTTTCTGCTGTTTCTTCACTTATTTCGTAATATTCTGAGTGCATTTGATGATCCAAAATATTATCCGCTTTTACAGGCCTAAAGGTACCAAGACCAACATGAAGCGTTACGTATGCTATTTCAACTCCCATATCAATAATTTGATCAATTAGTTCTGGTGTAAAATGAAGTCCAGCTGTAGGAGCCGCTGCAGATCCATTATATTTAGAATAAACAGTTTGGTACCTTTCTTGATCTTTAAGTTCTTCAACTATATAAGGTGGAAGTGGCATAGTTCCAATTTTATCTAAAACTTCTTCAAATATTCCATCATAGGTAAATTCAATAATTCTTGCTCCTTCTTCAGCATGATCCACAATAACGCCTTCAAGTATACCATCACCAAATATAAATTTAACTCCAATTTTAGCTTTTTTTCCTGGCTTTACCAAAGTAAGCCATCTATTATCACCTAAATTTCTTAAAAGTAGAAATTCAACTTTCGCTCCAGTTTCCTTTTTCCCAAAAATTCTTGCAGGCAGAACTCTTGTATCATTTAACACAATTAAATCGCCTTTTTTTAGATATGATAATATATCTTTAAATATCTTGTGTTCAATTTCACCACTAATTTTATTTAGTTTCATTAATTTAGAATTGCTTCTGTCTTTTAAAGGTGTCTGAGCAATAAACTCTTTTGGTAAATCAAAGTAAAATTCATTTTTTTTCATTTTTTTCTCCATAATGTTATTTGTTTAATACAGTATCAGTGTAATAATGACTTAGAATTTGTTCATAAGTATAACCTTCCTCTGCCATTTTTTTCGCGCCCCATTGACTCATTCCAAGACCGTGACCATAACCTTTTCCTTCAAAAGTGTAACTATTCGAAGAAGAATAAATCTTTTTTTTAATATTTCCATTAAATACTTGATAGTATTTATTATTGCTATTTGTTTTTCCATTTGCAGAAAGTAAAGTAACTTTTTTTAAAGATATTTTACCATAATTCATAGAATTTATAATGCTCACTTCATTATCTTTAATAACACTATACCAAATGCTTTTAATTATATTATAACCAAAGATTGATCTAATTTTCTCTTTTTTTAATTCAACATTTGTATTTGAGCCTTTAAAACTAATAGAAAGCACTCTTCCATTTTCACTTTTATGATTAATAGTAACATCTTCTAATTTCCCTATATAAATGCTTCTATCTGCTAGTTTTTTTTCTATTTCTTCAGGTGTAAAAGTTTTTGACCAAATTGAATTTGGCTCATTCAATGAGTAATTATCTTTTACTCCTCTTAAATACGGAACTACTGATGACCAAATATTTTCTGATGATTCTGTATGTCCACCACTATTTGAATGAAAATAAGCTTCGACCAGCGTATTATTATATAATAATAATTCTCCTTTAGTCAAATCTACAGCAAATGAAGAACCTTCAGCTTCTTTTTTAGTCCCACTATA includes:
- the tgt gene encoding tRNA guanosine(34) transglycosylase Tgt codes for the protein MSFEFELIKTCKQSGARLGRFHTPHGVIETPIFMPVGTKATVKAMLPEELKEIKAQIILSNTYHLFLRPGNELIKKAGGLHKFMNWDGPILTDSGGFQVFSLGPLRKITEEGVHFRSHIDGSKLFISPEIAVEIQNDLGSDIMMAFDECAPYPADEEYVKNSLERTTRWAKRCKEAHKNTENQALFGIIQGGMYEELRRQSAKEITDLDFPGYAIGGLSVGESKKLMYEVLNYTTPLMPENKPRYLMGVGSPDDLIEGVIRGVDMFDCVLPTRIARNGTAMTSRGQVVIKNAKHREDFTPLDPECDCYTCRNYTKAYLRHLFKENEILSARLLTYHNLHFLLKLMEDVRESILNDRLLDFRKEFFSKYGYDEKLNLL
- the queA gene encoding tRNA preQ1(34) S-adenosylmethionine ribosyltransferase-isomerase QueA; its protein translation is MKKNEFYFDLPKEFIAQTPLKDRSNSKLMKLNKISGEIEHKIFKDILSYLKKGDLIVLNDTRVLPARIFGKKETGAKVEFLLLRNLGDNRWLTLVKPGKKAKIGVKFIFGDGILEGVIVDHAEEGARIIEFTYDGIFEEVLDKIGTMPLPPYIVEELKDQERYQTVYSKYNGSAAAPTAGLHFTPELIDQIIDMGVEIAYVTLHVGLGTFRPVKADNILDHQMHSEYYEISEETAEKVNKAKLGGGRIISVGTTSTRTLESAVNEDGFVSKSSGWTEIFIYPGYKFKIIDGLITNFHLPESTLIMLVSALAGKDNVLNAYEEAIKNNYRFFSFGDAMLVI